The Vicinamibacteria bacterium genomic sequence TGATTCGCGGCAAGGAACGGGCATCGTGCCCATCCTGCCAGAGCGCGAAGCTGGAAAGGCTCTTGTCGACGTTTTCCGCCCACACCGCTGGCGCGGGAAGCCTCGGTTCGCGGGAGCTTGCCCAA encodes the following:
- a CDS encoding zinc ribbon domain-containing protein, which encodes MPIYEYRCKTCEQEFEALIRGKERASCPSCQSAKLERLLSTFSAHTAGAGSLGSRELAQ